A window of the Brassica oleracea var. oleracea cultivar TO1000 chromosome C1, BOL, whole genome shotgun sequence genome harbors these coding sequences:
- the LOC106302281 gene encoding truncated transcription factor CAULIFLOWER D-like isoform X2 codes for MGRVKIQMRKIVDRQQRNIAFAKRKSGLLKKAYELFILCDVQMVLIFFSPSGKLFMFDTKTRMEETIKKYVDVPIRPRLQVQEEAFIRRWIDIMRIESQYPESIVRPRENFGDGILSQARSKEIEDEIFKCKAEMAKVEQQYFLKHPNQWATRDDIEYQEKILEETLDKVRSRKKCLEAQNEAFDASNCLLQTDVEISPSG; via the exons ATGGGGAGAGTGAAAATACAGATGAGAAAAATAGTGGATAGACAACAAAGAAATATTGCATTTGCCAAAAGAAAAAGCGGGCTTCTGAAAAAAGCTTATGAACTCTTTATTCTCTGTGATGTTCAAATGGTTCTCATTTTTTTCTCACCTTCTGGTAAACTTTTCATGTTTGATACGAAAACAAG GATGGAAGAGACTATAAAGAAGTATGTGGATGTGCCTATACGTCCAAG ACTCCAAGTCCAAGAGGAAGCG TTTATACGACGGTGGATAGATATCATGCGTATAGAATCACAATATCCTGAATCGATCGTGAG GCCCAGAGAAAATTTTGGCGATGGGATTCTTTCTCAAGCTCGATCAAAG GAGATCGAAGACGAAATCTTCAAATGCAAAGCCGAAATGGCGAAAGTGGAACAACA GTACTTTTTAAAACATCCAAATCAGTGGGCAACAAGAGATGACATTGAGTATCAAGAGAAAATACTCGAGGAGACGTTGGATAAAGTTCGATCTCGGAAG AAATGCTTGGAAGCTCAAAATGAAGCCTTTGATGCTTCTAATTGCCTGCTTCAAACTGATGTGGAGATTTCGCCAAGTGGATAA
- the LOC106302281 gene encoding floral homeotic protein APETALA 1-like isoform X1 gives MGRVKIQMRKIVDRQQRNIAFAKRKSGLLKKAYELFILCDVQMVLIFFSPSGKLFMFDTKTRMEETIKKYVDVPIRPRLQVQEEAFIRRWIDIMRIESQYPESIVRPRENFGDGILSQARSKEIEDEIFKCKAEMAKVEQQLGYFLKHPNQWATRDDIEYQEKILEETLDKVRSRKKCLEAQNEAFDASNCLLQTDVEISPSG, from the exons ATGGGGAGAGTGAAAATACAGATGAGAAAAATAGTGGATAGACAACAAAGAAATATTGCATTTGCCAAAAGAAAAAGCGGGCTTCTGAAAAAAGCTTATGAACTCTTTATTCTCTGTGATGTTCAAATGGTTCTCATTTTTTTCTCACCTTCTGGTAAACTTTTCATGTTTGATACGAAAACAAG GATGGAAGAGACTATAAAGAAGTATGTGGATGTGCCTATACGTCCAAG ACTCCAAGTCCAAGAGGAAGCG TTTATACGACGGTGGATAGATATCATGCGTATAGAATCACAATATCCTGAATCGATCGTGAG GCCCAGAGAAAATTTTGGCGATGGGATTCTTTCTCAAGCTCGATCAAAG GAGATCGAAGACGAAATCTTCAAATGCAAAGCCGAAATGGCGAAAGTGGAACAACAGTTAGG GTACTTTTTAAAACATCCAAATCAGTGGGCAACAAGAGATGACATTGAGTATCAAGAGAAAATACTCGAGGAGACGTTGGATAAAGTTCGATCTCGGAAG AAATGCTTGGAAGCTCAAAATGAAGCCTTTGATGCTTCTAATTGCCTGCTTCAAACTGATGTGGAGATTTCGCCAAGTGGATAA
- the LOC106326330 gene encoding LOW QUALITY PROTEIN: cytochrome P450 81F1-like (The sequence of the model RefSeq protein was modified relative to this genomic sequence to represent the inferred CDS: deleted 1 base in 1 codon): protein MFYFILLPLLLFLAYKFLFSKTERFNLPPGPPSRPFVGHLHLMKPPIHRLLQRYSDKYGPIFSLRFGSRRVVVITSPSLAQEAFTGQNDLILSSRPLQLTAKYVAYNHTTVGTAPYGDHWRNLRRICANEILSNNRITNFLHIRKDEIRRMLTRLSRATTHSDDASRFTHVELEPLLSDLTFNNIVRMVTGKTYYGDDVYNKEEAELFKKLVYDIAVYSGANHTADYLPVLKLFGNKFEKEVKALGKSMDDILQRLLDECRRDKDGNTMVNHLLSLQQQEPDYYTDVIIKGLMMAMMLAGTETSAVTLEWAMTSLVKHPQVLEKARSEIDEKIGKDRLIDEPDVAVLPYLQNVVSETFRLFPVAPFLIPRRPTEDMKIGGYDVPRDTTVLVNAWAIQRDPEFWDEPERFNPDRFDNGCGSEYYAYKLMPFGNGRRICPGAGLGRRIVTLALGSLIQCFDWESVKGEEIDMSESAGLGMRKMDPLRAMCRPRPIMSKLLI, encoded by the exons ATGTTCTACTTCATCCTCCTCCCTCTCCTCCTCTTCTTGGCTTACAAGTTCCTCTTCTCCAAAACGGAGCGTTTTAACCTCCCCCCTGGACCACCGTCACGTCCCTTCGTTGGCCATCTCCACCTCATGAAACCACCCATCCACCGTCTCCTCCAACGCTACTCCGACAAATACGGTCCAATCTTCTCCCTCCGTTTCGGCTCCCGCCGCGTCGTGGTGATCACTTCACCTTCACTCGCCCAAGAAGCCTTCACCGGCCAAAACGACCTCATCCTCTCGAGCCGCCCGCTCCAGCTCACGGCCAAATACGTCGCCTACAACCACACAACCGTCGGCACCGCTCCTTACGGCGACCACTGGCGTAACCTCCGCCGCATCTGCGCCAACGAAATCCTCTCCAACAACCGCATCACCAACTTCCTCCACATCCGCAAAGACGAAATCCGCCGCATGCTCACGCGCCTCTCGCGTGCCACGACACACTCCGACGACGCGAGCCGCTTCACTCACGTGGAGCTGGAGCCGCTTCTCTCGGATCTAACGTTCAACAACATCGTTAGGATGGTCACGGGGAAGACGTATTACGGAGATGACGTGTACAACAAGGAAGAAGCGGAGCTTTTCAAGAAGTTAGTTTACGACATCGCCGTGTACAGCGGCGCGAATCACACGGCGGATTACTTGCCGGTGCTGAAACTGTTCGGAAACAAGTTCGAGAAGGAAGTCAAAGCTCTCGGAAAATCCATGGACGATATCTTGCAGCGTTTGCTCGATGAGTGTAGGAGAGACAAAGATGGTAACACAATGGTCAACCACTTGCTTTCATTACAACAACAAGAGCCTGATTATTACACTGACGTCATCATCAAAGGACTAATGATG GCGATGATGCTCGCCGGAACCGAGACCTCCGCCGTAACCTTAGAATGGGCCATGACGAGCTTAGTGAAACAT CCGCAAGTGTTGGAGAAGGCAAGATCAGAGATCGATGAGAAGATCGGAAAAGACCGTCTCATCGACGAACCAGACGTCGCCGTCCTTCCATACCTCCAAAACGTCGTCTCGGAGACATTCCGGTTATTCCCGGTGGCGCCATTCCTTATCCCTAGAAGACCTACGGAGGACATGAAGATAGGCGGTTACGACGTGCCACGCGACACGACAGTGTTGGTTAACGCTTGGGCTATACAGAGAGATCCAGAGTTCTGGGACGAACCGGAGAGGTTTAACCCCGATCGGTTTGACAACGGATGCGGCAGCGAGTATTATGCTTATAAGCTGATGCCGTTTGGAAACGGTCGGAGGATTTGTCCCGGTGCAGGACTAGGGAGGAGGATCGTGACGTTGGCGCTTGGATCGTTAATTCAATGTTTTGATTGGGAGAGTGTGAAAGGCGAAGAGATTGATATGTCGGAGAGTGCTGGGTTGGGTATGCGCAAAATGGATCCTTTACGTGCTATGTGTAGGCCCAGGCCTATTATGTCTAAACTTCTAATCTAG